The following DNA comes from Marichromatium purpuratum 984.
AACGTCACCCTCGGCGCCTGGGTCGGCCCCGACACCGAGGCCAACGAGCGCGAACTCGAACGCCTGCACCAGGTGCTCGCCGAGGGCTATCGCAACGTGGTGCGGGTGATCGTCGGCAACGAGGCGATCCTGCGCCGCGACGTCTCGGTGGCGACGCTGATGGACTATCTCGACCAGGTGCGCAAGACCACCTGGCTACCGGTGAGCACCGCCGAGCCCTGGCACGTCTGGTTGAAATATCCCAAGCTCGCCGAACACGTCGACTTCATCACCATCCACCTGCTGCCCTACTGGGAGGGCGTGCCCTACGACGAGGCGGTGGACTACGCCATCTCGCGCTACGAACAGGTCAAGGCCGCCTTCCCCGACAAGCAGGTGATCATCGGCGAGGTCGGCTGGCCGAGCAACGGCCGGCGCAACCGCGGTGCCGAGCCCTCGCTGACCAACCAGACCCGCTTCCTGCGCCGCTTCCTCGCCCACGCCGAGTCCGAGGGCTATGTCTATTACGTGATGGAGGCCTTCGACCAGCCGTGGAAGATGAAGATCGAGGGCTCGATCGGCACCTACTGGGGCGTCTACGACGTCGAGCGCCAGCCCAAGTTCGCCCTCACCCAGCCGGTGGTGCGCATCCCCGATTGGCAGGAGTTGGCCGCGCTCTCGGTGCTGATGGCGGTCTTGCTGCTCGCCTTCCTCTATCGCGACAGCGCCACCCTGTCGAGCAAGGGCAAGGGGTTTCTGGCGATCGTCACCTACGCCATCTCCACCGCCGCAGTGTGGATCGTCTACGACTACACCCGTCAGTACATGACCCCGGCGACGGCGGCCGTCGGCATCCTGCTGCTGCTCGGCGGTGTCGGGGTGATCGTGCTGGTCTCGGCCGAGGCGCACGAGTGGGCCGAGTCGCTGTGGCTGCGCCGCTGGCGCCGCGCCTTCCCGCGCCACCAACTGCCCGATGACGCACTGCCGCTGGTCTCGGTCCAGGTTCCGGCCTACAACGAGCCCCCGGAGCTGCTGATCGAGACCCTCGATGCCCTGGCCGCGCTCGACTATCCGCGCTTCGAGGTGCTGGTGATCGACAACAACACCAAGGACGAGGCGGTGTGGCGCCCGGTCGAGGCACACTGCGCACGGCTCGGCGCGCGCTTCCGCTTCTTCCACGTCGCACCACTCGAGGGCTACAAGGCCGGCGCGCTCAACTTCGCGCTGCGCCACACCCATCCCGACGCCGAGGTGGTGGCGGTGATCGACGCTGACTACATCGTCTCGCCGAACTGGCTGCGCGACCTGGTGCCGGCCTTCGCCGATCCCGAGGTCGGCATCGTCCAGGCCCCGCAGGACTATCGCGACGCCGACCAGAACGCCTTCAAGGCGATGTGCATGGCCGAGTATCGCGGCTTCTTCCACATCGGCATGGTCACCCGCAACGAGCGCAACGCCATCATCCAGCACGGCACCATGACGATGATCCGGCGCGGACCGCTCGAGGACGGCGGCTGGTCGGAGTGGTGCATCACCGAGGATGCCGAACTCGGGCTGCGGGTGTTCGAGGCCGGCCACAAGGCCCTCTACATCCCCTGCACCTATGGCCGCGGGCTGATGCCCGACACCTTCTCCGACTTCAAGAAACAGCGCTACCGCTGGGCCTACGGCGCGGTGCGCATCCTCATCCACCACTGGCGCGAGCTGTTCGGGCTGCGCAAGACCGCGCTCACCGCCGGGCAGCGCTATCACTTCCTCGCCGGCTGGCTGCCCTGGTTCGCCGACGGCATCAACCTGCTGTTCAACCTCGCCGCGCTCGGCTGGACGGTGGCGATGGTGATGTTCCCGGGCGAGGTCACCCCGCCCTACATCACCGTCGCCCTGGT
Coding sequences within:
- a CDS encoding glycosyltransferase yields the protein MRRAGNFLIPILIALLTIAAWALLNQPDDEPPWPARIQGFSFAPMQADDDPSAHIYPTVEEIDADLALLQGDAYAVRTYTVEDTLAAVPRLAAAHDLNVTLGAWVGPDTEANERELERLHQVLAEGYRNVVRVIVGNEAILRRDVSVATLMDYLDQVRKTTWLPVSTAEPWHVWLKYPKLAEHVDFITIHLLPYWEGVPYDEAVDYAISRYEQVKAAFPDKQVIIGEVGWPSNGRRNRGAEPSLTNQTRFLRRFLAHAESEGYVYYVMEAFDQPWKMKIEGSIGTYWGVYDVERQPKFALTQPVVRIPDWQELAALSVLMAVLLLAFLYRDSATLSSKGKGFLAIVTYAISTAAVWIVYDYTRQYMTPATAAVGILLLLGGVGVIVLVSAEAHEWAESLWLRRWRRAFPRHQLPDDALPLVSVQVPAYNEPPELLIETLDALAALDYPRFEVLVIDNNTKDEAVWRPVEAHCARLGARFRFFHVAPLEGYKAGALNFALRHTHPDAEVVAVIDADYIVSPNWLRDLVPAFADPEVGIVQAPQDYRDADQNAFKAMCMAEYRGFFHIGMVTRNERNAIIQHGTMTMIRRGPLEDGGWSEWCITEDAELGLRVFEAGHKALYIPCTYGRGLMPDTFSDFKKQRYRWAYGAVRILIHHWRELFGLRKTALTAGQRYHFLAGWLPWFADGINLLFNLAALGWTVAMVMFPGEVTPPYITVALVPLVMFGFKMSKSFFLYRRRVTATLRQSLAAGLAGLALSHTISRAMFGALASGRLGFFRTPKLASAPAAVRALLDAREEALFVVALWLGAVLVLLRDDGYMLDVRIWAAVLLVQSIPYLASVVVSLISAAPRLPARLVGPMGTMECERLQPSDDTSAT